Proteins encoded in a region of the Synechococcales cyanobacterium T60_A2020_003 genome:
- a CDS encoding SRPBCC family protein, producing MFDFLAKCFPWKISARRSFVRTYQAISTASVDALWQKVENLADVSWHPVIISTNAPNGLLPTPGLIYQAVTCFFPIPIRIFVERVNPRELLSIRILALPGLEERVTYQVESTVCGTQISYSVTLRGWLSPLVWSVIRPYAARVASQLAQAAEQDLLKPRLNKRSEKLQQNFRDLFGLFVACLGLSYGVAHYY from the coding sequence ATGTTTGACTTTCTAGCCAAATGTTTTCCCTGGAAAATATCTGCCCGTCGCTCTTTCGTCAGAACCTATCAGGCTATTAGTACTGCTTCTGTCGATGCTCTTTGGCAAAAAGTAGAGAACTTGGCCGACGTATCCTGGCATCCAGTCATTATCAGCACAAATGCCCCCAATGGCTTATTACCAACACCCGGCCTGATTTACCAGGCCGTTACCTGTTTTTTTCCAATTCCCATTCGCATTTTTGTGGAGCGTGTAAATCCGAGAGAACTTCTGAGTATCCGCATTTTGGCGCTACCAGGACTAGAGGAGCGAGTGACATACCAAGTAGAGTCAACGGTGTGTGGGACACAAATTTCCTATTCCGTAACCTTGCGCGGATGGCTCTCCCCCTTGGTGTGGTCAGTCATACGTCCCTATGCAGCACGGGTCGCTAGCCAACTTGCCCAAGCTGCTGAGCAGGATCTGCTCAAACCAAGGCTAAATAAACGTTCGGAAAAACTCCAGCAGAACTTCCGAGATCTATTCGGACTCTTTGTAGCCTGTCTAGGACTCAGCTATGGAGTAGCTCACTACTACTGA